The following are encoded in a window of Phocoena phocoena chromosome 2, mPhoPho1.1, whole genome shotgun sequence genomic DNA:
- the MCM10 gene encoding protein MCM10 homolog: MDGEEDDLSLLTALLEENESALDCNSEESQPLTQQDGEPDAFDELFDADGDGESYTEEADEGEVEKAEDQKENLDALFGDMDDLADEEEAPTSQSTNNRVLPVPAPSQGKTNQELQDELRKLQEQMKSLQEQLKLATIKPPASPARLHKTPDKSPRPPLKEKKVQRIQESSRFSAELDVPTLPKPKRVARTPKVSPAEPQSSSFRMTSAPSQPLRTTPGNKPGGMTRDQSAGTPRSSGETTQTVSVETFSGLRLRKPRVSSTEMNKKMTGRRLIRLSQLKEKMASEKLEEIDWVTFGVILKKITPQSSNSGKTFSIWRLNDLRDLTRYVSLFLFGEVHKELWKTEQGTVVGLLNANPMKPKDGSEEVCLSIDHPQKILIMGEALDLGTCKAKKKNGEPCTQTVNLNDCEYCQYHIQAQYKRLSAKRADLQSTFSGGRIPKKFARKGISLKERLCQDGFYYGGVSSASYAASIAAAVAPKKKIQTTLTNLVVKGTDLILQETQQKLGVPQKRLSCSEEFKELMDLPTSGARNLKHHLAKVKSSGIMGSPKPAFQSISASALLKQQKQRMLELRKKKSEEIQKRFLQSASEVESPAVPSSSRQPPSWSPPTGAEFPKLKGTPAIQMPKLGRDISEGDDVLFFDESPPPRPKLNMLAEAKKLAAITKLRVKGQILTKTDPNSIKKLKEPQDVLAVKERVEKNNTFSPQAEDELEPARKKRREQLAYLESEDFQKILKAKSRHTGILKEAEAELQEHYFEPLVKKEQIEEKMRNTREVKCRVVTCRTCAYTHFRPLETCVGEQHNYHWHDSVKRFFKCPCGNRTVSLGRLPQKHCSNCGLFKWERDGMLKEKTGPKIGGETLLPRGEEHAKFLNSLK, from the exons ATGGATG GGGAGGAGGATGATTTGTCTCTGCTGACCGCACTGCTGGAGGAGAATGAGTCAGCCTTGGACTGTAATTCAGAAGAGAGTCAGCCCTTGACCCAGCAAGATGGTGAACCTGATGCATTCGATGAGCTCTTTGATGCTGACGGTGATGGTGAATCTTACACAGAGGAGGCTGATGAGGGTGAAGTGGAAAAGGCTGAAGACCAAAAGGAGAATTTGGATGCTCTCTTTGGAGACATGGATGACTTAGCAGATGAGGAAGAAGCTCCTACATCGCAATCAACGAACAACAGGGTCCTCCCTGTTCCTGCCCCCAGTCAAGGGAAAACTAATCAGGAATTGCAAG ATGAATTAAGGAAGTTGCAAGAGCAAATGAAGTCCTTACAAGAACAGCTGAAACTAGCTACAATTAAACCGCCTGCAAGTCCAGCCCGTCTGCATAAAACCCCAG ATAAGTCTCCACGTCCCCCTCTTAAGGAGAAGAAAGTTCAGAGAATTCAGGAGTCGTCGCGCTTTTCTGCAGAGCTTGACGTCCCTACTCTACCAAAACCCAAGCGAGTGGCTCGGACACCAAAAGTTTCACCTGCAG aGCCCCAAAGCTCATCTTTCAGGATGACAAGTGCACCCTCCCAACCACTCCGAACAACTCCTGGGAACAAGCCTGGTGGGATGACGAGGGATCAGAGTGCAGGGACCCCCAGGAGCTCTGGGGAAACAACTCAGACAGTCTCCGTGGAAACCTTCTCCGGCCTGAGGCTCAG GAAGCCTCGAGTATCCTCCacagaaatgaacaagaaaatgaCTGGCCGAAGACTGATCAGACTATCTCAGCTCAAGGAAAAGATGGCAAGTGAGAAGCTGGAAGAAATAGACTGGGTGACATTTGGGGTCATATTGAAGAAAATCACTCCACAGAGTTCTAACAGC GGGAAAACATTTAGCATCTGGCGACTGAATGATCTTCGTGACCTGACGCGGTACGTGTCACTGTTCCTGTTTGGAGAGGTTCACAAAGAACTCTGGAAGACTGAACAGGGTACCGTTGTAGGGCTGCTCAACGCGAACCCCATGAAGCCCAAGGATGGTTCAGAGGAG GTGTGCTTATCTATTGATCATCCTCAAAAGATCTTAATTATGGGGGAAGCTCTTGACCTGGGAACCTGTAAAGCAAAGAAGAAGAATGGAGAACCGTGTACACAGACTGTGAATTTG AACGACTGTGAATACTGTCAGTATCACATCCAGGCCCAGTACAAGAGGCTCAGTGCCAAGCGAGCAGACCTGCAGTCCACCTTCTCCGGCGGCCGAATTCCAAAGAAGTTTGCCCGCAAAGGCATCAGCCTGAAAGAAAGGCTGTGTCAGGATGGTTTTTACTACGGAGGAGTTTCTTCGGCCTCGTATGCAGCCTCAAT TGCAGCTGCTGTCGCACCTAAAAAGAAGATTCAAACCACTCTGACTAATCTGGTGGTTAAGGGCACAGACTTGATCCTTCAGGAAACTCAACAAAAACTCG GAGTACCCCAGAAGAGATTGTCTTGCTCTGAGGAATTCAAGGAACTGATGGACTTGCCTACATCTGGAGCCAGAAACTTGAAACATCATTTAGCCAAAGTCAAGTCATCAG GGATCATGGGGAGCCCGAAACCTGCTTTCCAGTCTATCTCGGCATCAGCCCTCTTGAAGCAACAGAAGCAGCGTATGTTAGAGTTgcggaaaaagaaatcagaagaaatacAGAAACG ATTCCTCCAAAGTGCGAGTGAAGTTGAGAGCCCAGCTGTGCCATCCTCTTCTCGGCAGCCCCCTTCTTGGTCTCCACCAACGGGGGCTGAGTTCCCCAAGCTGAAAGGAACCCCAGCCATACAGATGCCAAAGCTTGGAAGGGACATCTCAGAAGGAGATGATGTCCTATTTTTTGATGAGTCACCACCACCAAGACCAAAACTGAATATGTTAGCAGAAGCCAAAAAG ttggcTGCTATAACCAAATTAAGGGTAAAAGGCCAGATTCttacaaaaacagacccaaacaGCATTAAGAAGCTAAAGGAACCCCAGGATGTCCTGGCAGTGAAGGAACGTGTAGAAAAGAACAACACATTTTCTCCTCAAG CTGAGGATGAATTGGAGCCTgccaggaaaaaaaggagagaacagcTTGCCTACCTGGAATCTGAGGATTTTCAGAAAATTCTAAAAGCAAAATCAAGGCACACGGGTATCCTAAAAGAG GCCGAGGCTGAGCTGCAGGAACACTATTTTGAGCCCCTggtgaaaaaagaacaaatagaagaaaagatgagaaacaCCCGGGAAGTGAAATGTCGAGTCGTGACGTGCAGGACG TGCGCTTACACCCACTTCAGGCCTCTGGAGACCTGCGTCGGCGAGCAGCACAACTACCACTGGCACGACAGTGTGAAGAGGTTTTTCAAGTGTCCCTGTGGAAACAGAACTGTCTCCCTCGGCAGGCTCCCCCAAAAGCACTGCAG TAATTGTGGCCTCTTCAAGTGGGAACGGGATGGAATGTTAAAG gaaaagACAGGTCCAAAGATAGGAGGAGAAACCCTGTTACCAAGAGGAGAAGAACACGCCAAATTCCTGAATAGCCTTAAATAG